One segment of Rhodopirellula baltica SH 1 DNA contains the following:
- a CDS encoding ribonuclease D — translation MNYDSIETPSQFAEFCEAIADEPVIGFDTEFVSEDCYRPELCLVQVAAGKHLAVIDPYTVGDTKPFWDILTDDQIEPGSRVVIAHAAREEIRFAYRYSGRPIAGLFDTQLAAGFVGIEYPASLATLVQKLVGQTLPKGETRTNWRHRPLTKDQLTYALHDVTTLAEMHSKLIADVKALDRVSWLDEETDRLQKKVIDAEESENWQRVSGSSGLKPRQLEIIRHLWRWREEIARTKNRLPRRVMRDDLMVELAKKGSPDTKKIRNIRGMERRGYNDQYDEIGAAIAAALDVPDEHLPRRTRGRSRSASPMLSQFLSTSIACISRQQKLAPAIVGNSDDVKELLSYELDPRRGTPTPSLLKGWRGDIVGTAFRKILRGELAIRVADTSEQQPLEFVECEGSNQPDE, via the coding sequence GTGAATTACGACTCCATCGAGACGCCTTCGCAGTTCGCAGAATTTTGCGAAGCCATTGCGGACGAACCCGTGATCGGTTTTGACACAGAATTCGTGTCCGAGGACTGCTACCGCCCCGAATTGTGCCTGGTCCAGGTCGCCGCGGGCAAACATTTGGCGGTGATCGATCCTTACACCGTCGGCGACACAAAGCCCTTTTGGGACATCCTGACCGACGACCAGATCGAACCTGGCAGCCGAGTCGTCATCGCTCATGCGGCTCGAGAAGAAATTCGATTCGCGTATCGGTATTCGGGCCGACCGATCGCGGGATTGTTCGACACTCAATTGGCCGCAGGATTTGTCGGGATCGAATACCCCGCTTCGCTGGCGACACTGGTTCAAAAATTGGTCGGGCAAACGCTTCCCAAAGGCGAGACCCGAACGAACTGGCGACATCGACCTCTGACCAAGGATCAGCTGACTTACGCGTTGCACGATGTGACGACGCTGGCGGAAATGCACTCCAAGCTGATCGCCGATGTCAAAGCTCTCGATCGCGTTTCGTGGCTCGACGAAGAAACCGATCGCCTGCAAAAGAAGGTCATCGACGCCGAAGAAAGTGAGAACTGGCAGCGCGTCAGTGGCAGCTCCGGTCTGAAACCGCGTCAACTTGAAATCATCCGACACCTTTGGCGTTGGCGTGAAGAGATCGCTCGCACCAAAAACCGATTGCCTCGCCGGGTGATGCGAGACGACCTGATGGTCGAACTCGCCAAGAAGGGTTCACCCGACACGAAAAAGATTCGCAACATCCGTGGCATGGAACGTCGTGGGTACAACGATCAATACGATGAAATTGGGGCTGCCATTGCGGCGGCTTTGGACGTCCCTGACGAACATTTGCCCCGTCGAACGCGCGGACGTTCTCGGAGTGCTTCGCCGATGCTGAGCCAGTTTCTCTCGACCTCGATCGCTTGCATTAGCCGCCAGCAAAAATTGGCACCTGCGATCGTCGGTAATTCAGATGACGTCAAAGAACTGTTGTCTTACGAGTTGGATCCTCGTCGCGGAACACCCACGCCATCATTGCTCAAAGGTTGGCGTGGCGACATCGTTGGCACCGCATTTCGAAAGATCCTTCGCGGCGAACTAGCCATTCGCGTCGCGGACACCAGCGAGCAACAACCGCTCGAATTCGTTGAGTGCGAAGGCTCGAACCAGCCCGACGAGTGA
- a CDS encoding adenylate cyclase has protein sequence MSSNEIPDDDREEENDSPEDESAAAAVTGESGAESPPDNDEDELGDVVETDDEEQPPKRLSLKERLIALCTPTKLGVSIAVVAIFGLAWWATRPIEPPKPPAKPPEPEELYAQQIEQILSGASIQLHTTTYEINDEKLLLIPFEELEKAAEQRRQNLLADEQSSVDETATDESSSDSAPLPPSSSLSSSEGESDEPQVSELPKLDTVLIDEGVITDEGMVTIAKIPELRHLRLRLSPITDEGLKPLLERKSIWFLNLPHSRLTEKGIRSLSELPKLRQLRVGSTLLGNDIGRALLEVKSLRGLHLIGVPLSDEGLKVIVQLPHLESLYLDDAAITESGWDWLFQNHPQLHVHINQRHHDRDPQHHKHE, from the coding sequence ATGTCATCGAACGAAATACCAGACGACGACCGAGAGGAAGAAAACGATTCGCCCGAAGATGAATCCGCTGCTGCCGCGGTCACGGGCGAATCCGGCGCTGAGTCTCCGCCTGACAATGACGAAGATGAATTGGGCGATGTCGTTGAAACGGACGACGAGGAACAGCCGCCCAAGCGACTCAGCCTCAAGGAACGGTTGATTGCACTCTGCACGCCCACCAAACTCGGCGTGAGCATTGCTGTCGTTGCAATCTTCGGGCTGGCATGGTGGGCCACTCGACCGATCGAACCGCCCAAGCCACCGGCAAAACCTCCTGAGCCGGAAGAGCTTTACGCCCAGCAGATCGAGCAAATTCTGAGTGGTGCGTCGATTCAGCTGCACACGACAACGTATGAGATCAACGACGAAAAGTTGCTTCTGATTCCGTTTGAAGAACTGGAAAAAGCAGCCGAGCAGCGACGGCAAAATTTGCTCGCAGATGAACAGTCGTCTGTGGATGAAACGGCAACGGATGAGTCGTCCTCAGACTCTGCCCCATTGCCACCTAGCAGCTCTCTTTCTTCATCAGAAGGCGAGTCGGACGAACCTCAGGTGTCAGAGCTTCCCAAGTTGGACACGGTGTTGATCGATGAAGGCGTGATCACCGACGAAGGGATGGTCACGATCGCGAAAATTCCTGAACTCCGGCATTTGCGATTGCGGCTTTCGCCGATCACCGACGAAGGCTTGAAGCCTTTGCTCGAACGAAAATCGATTTGGTTTTTGAACCTGCCGCACAGCAGATTGACCGAAAAGGGGATCCGTTCACTCTCGGAGTTGCCAAAGCTGCGCCAATTGCGAGTCGGGTCGACTTTGTTGGGAAACGATATCGGCCGTGCATTGCTGGAAGTGAAATCGTTGAGAGGGCTGCACCTAATCGGTGTGCCACTTTCAGATGAAGGCCTGAAGGTGATCGTCCAGCTTCCACACTTGGAATCGTTGTACCTGGACGACGCAGCAATCACTGAGTCGGGTTGGGATTGGTTGTTTCAAAACCATCCTCAGTTGCACGTTCACATCAACCAGCGTCATCACGATCGCGACCCGCAACATCACAAGCACGAGTAG
- a CDS encoding (5-formylfuran-3-yl)methyl phosphate synthase, with protein MESTSPRQRLVLARTEARSTCSGKASGSVSKLLVSVRDLGEARVAVSGGVDILDFKEPSRGALAACDPCVWKSAVSEFVDGAPADCTVRLSAALGESDTGADLSSLVPPEFSFAKVGPSGCSTAKKLMELWESVRLPQSVELVPVAYADHLVADTISVERVLDIVIESGRHRLLIDTFGKDGRTLTDHLSIDRLRALANMASEHSVWIALAGSLRLPEMRSLMSEGVRPDCWGVRGDVCDQRERTGRINLHKVTAWRKATGSPAI; from the coding sequence GTGGAGTCGACTTCACCCCGCCAAAGATTGGTGCTTGCTAGAACCGAAGCTCGTTCGACCTGTTCGGGGAAGGCGAGCGGGAGCGTTTCCAAATTGCTGGTCAGTGTGCGGGATCTGGGGGAGGCCCGTGTGGCCGTCTCCGGGGGCGTCGATATCCTTGACTTCAAAGAGCCTTCACGGGGTGCTTTGGCCGCATGTGACCCGTGTGTTTGGAAGTCAGCCGTCAGCGAATTCGTTGATGGTGCCCCCGCGGATTGCACCGTGCGGTTATCGGCGGCGTTGGGTGAGTCCGACACGGGGGCCGACTTATCTTCGCTCGTTCCGCCGGAGTTCTCTTTTGCAAAGGTCGGCCCTAGCGGTTGCTCCACCGCAAAGAAACTGATGGAGCTTTGGGAGTCGGTCCGACTGCCACAATCGGTTGAATTGGTGCCGGTCGCATACGCGGACCATCTTGTCGCCGACACAATCTCCGTGGAGCGAGTGCTCGACATCGTGATCGAATCAGGGCGTCATCGATTGTTGATCGATACTTTCGGTAAAGACGGCCGAACATTGACGGACCATTTGTCGATCGATCGGCTGAGGGCGTTGGCAAACATGGCGAGCGAGCACAGCGTTTGGATCGCCTTGGCCGGATCACTGCGGCTGCCGGAGATGCGGTCGCTGATGAGCGAAGGCGTGCGTCCTGATTGCTGGGGTGTTCGTGGGGACGTGTGTGATCAACGCGAACGGACCGGGCGGATCAATTTGCATAAAGTCACCGCCTGGAGAAAAGCAACAGGCTCTCCGGCGATCTGA
- the tig gene encoding trigger factor, which produces MSTSFDTDSTPAEDAAAPVKDPLQLNMEVTKPHACLREVVVTIPRGEVDRYMKDAYDELVPEAQVPGFRAGRAPRKLVEKQFKDRIEDRVKGSLLMDSLAKVTEDAEFSAIGEPDFDYESIELPEKGEFKYQFSIEVRPEFETPDWKKLELKKPVETISEEDVDAALQRVLSRYASLEASDAPAEIGDRLLITGKFVDGEKTISEMDEERVTLANRLSLSDAVCENFGELMKDCKEGDVVTGKVKLGEGHANEEMQGKEVDATFTVVEVLKEQLPELTSEFLDELGEFETEDELREFVRASLERQANFRTEQAMRGSIIEKLLASADFELPPTLVRRQMKRELDRKVLEFRRSGFDDDMIRRFVNASKQNMQQGTESSLREHFILEQIADEEKIDAEPQEYETEIQLIAEQSDSSPRRVRARLEKTGQMDALRNQIVERKVIELISEAATVTEEPVEKEAEEKNEEFAIDHEVLPTKDHDAIPAAKYDDNTPKGAETEDKQEKDKD; this is translated from the coding sequence ATGTCCACGTCTTTCGACACCGATTCAACGCCCGCCGAAGACGCGGCTGCTCCCGTCAAAGACCCGCTGCAGTTGAACATGGAGGTTACGAAACCTCATGCCTGTTTGCGGGAGGTTGTTGTCACCATCCCTCGTGGCGAAGTGGATCGCTACATGAAGGACGCGTACGACGAACTCGTTCCGGAAGCCCAGGTTCCTGGATTCCGTGCCGGCCGCGCGCCACGCAAGTTGGTTGAAAAACAATTCAAAGATCGCATCGAAGATCGAGTCAAAGGCTCGCTGTTGATGGACAGCCTCGCCAAAGTCACCGAAGATGCTGAGTTCTCAGCGATCGGTGAACCTGACTTCGATTACGAGTCGATCGAATTGCCTGAAAAAGGCGAATTCAAATATCAATTCAGCATCGAAGTGCGACCTGAATTCGAAACTCCAGACTGGAAGAAACTGGAACTGAAAAAACCCGTCGAAACGATCTCTGAAGAAGACGTCGACGCAGCTCTTCAACGAGTCCTTTCACGCTACGCTTCTTTGGAAGCCAGCGACGCACCAGCCGAGATCGGCGATCGCTTGTTGATCACCGGCAAATTTGTTGACGGCGAAAAAACCATCTCCGAGATGGACGAAGAACGCGTCACGTTGGCCAATCGCCTCAGCCTCTCCGATGCGGTTTGCGAAAACTTCGGCGAACTGATGAAGGATTGCAAAGAAGGTGATGTCGTGACCGGCAAGGTCAAACTCGGCGAAGGTCACGCCAACGAAGAAATGCAAGGCAAAGAAGTCGACGCTACTTTCACGGTCGTCGAGGTCTTGAAAGAGCAACTTCCAGAACTGACTTCCGAATTCCTCGATGAATTGGGCGAGTTCGAAACCGAAGATGAACTTCGCGAATTCGTTCGTGCATCATTGGAACGACAAGCCAACTTCCGCACCGAACAAGCGATGCGGGGCAGCATCATCGAAAAACTGCTGGCTTCGGCAGACTTCGAATTGCCACCAACCTTGGTTCGTCGCCAAATGAAACGAGAACTCGACCGCAAGGTTCTTGAGTTCCGTCGCAGCGGCTTCGACGACGACATGATTCGTCGTTTCGTCAACGCCAGCAAGCAGAACATGCAACAGGGCACCGAGTCCTCGCTGCGTGAGCACTTCATCCTTGAGCAAATCGCCGACGAAGAGAAAATCGACGCGGAACCTCAAGAATACGAAACGGAAATCCAGCTGATCGCTGAGCAAAGCGATTCGTCGCCACGTCGCGTCCGTGCTCGTCTGGAAAAGACCGGTCAAATGGATGCTCTTCGTAACCAAATCGTCGAACGCAAGGTCATTGAACTGATCTCCGAAGCGGCAACGGTTACCGAAGAACCTGTCGAAAAAGAAGCCGAAGAGAAGAACGAAGAGTTCGCCATCGATCACGAAGTGCTGCCAACCAAGGATCACGACGCGATCCCAGCAGCCAAGTACGATGACAACACGCCGAAGGGCGCCGAAACTGAAGACAAGCAGGAAAAAGACAAGGACTGA
- a CDS encoding carbon-nitrogen hydrolase, protein MSSSVKLSLIQMRDAGSKDKSIDASIGWIEKAAAEGAQIVCLQELFATCYPCQSEDHDNFDLAESIPGPTTEALQPVAERLGIVIVAPLFERRAPGVYHNSAVVIDADGSIAGVYRKMHIPDDPLYYEKFYFIPGDLGFKVIPTRFAKLGVGICWDQWFPEAARLFALAGAEILLYPTAIGWIDEEKEEFGEGQRDAWMTAMRAHAIANGIYLGAPNRVGIEGRVEFWGSSFIASPRGEILSQGDCSSDQIVSADCQFADIDVVRTHWPFLRDRRIDAYGDLTKRWID, encoded by the coding sequence ATGAGTTCTTCGGTCAAATTGTCGTTGATTCAAATGCGTGATGCGGGGTCGAAAGACAAGTCGATCGATGCATCGATTGGATGGATTGAAAAAGCCGCCGCCGAAGGTGCCCAAATCGTCTGTTTGCAGGAACTGTTTGCCACATGTTACCCATGCCAGAGCGAAGACCACGATAACTTTGATCTGGCGGAATCGATTCCGGGACCGACGACCGAAGCCCTGCAACCGGTGGCGGAACGATTGGGTATTGTGATCGTTGCCCCACTGTTCGAACGCCGAGCACCAGGCGTTTATCACAACAGTGCCGTGGTCATTGACGCCGATGGAAGCATCGCGGGCGTGTATCGCAAGATGCACATTCCTGACGACCCGTTGTACTACGAGAAGTTCTATTTCATACCCGGCGACTTAGGATTCAAAGTCATTCCGACCCGCTTCGCCAAACTGGGTGTGGGAATTTGCTGGGACCAGTGGTTTCCAGAAGCGGCTCGCCTGTTCGCTCTCGCGGGCGCCGAGATTTTGCTCTATCCAACCGCGATTGGCTGGATCGACGAAGAGAAAGAGGAATTCGGCGAAGGCCAGCGTGATGCGTGGATGACCGCGATGCGGGCTCATGCGATCGCCAATGGAATCTACCTGGGAGCCCCCAACCGCGTCGGGATTGAAGGTCGTGTCGAGTTTTGGGGATCGTCTTTCATCGCCTCACCGCGAGGAGAGATTCTCTCGCAGGGCGATTGCTCAAGCGATCAAATCGTCTCGGCCGATTGTCAGTTTGCGGACATCGATGTCGTTCGAACGCATTGGCCGTTCCTTCGTGATCGTCGCATCGATGCGTACGGTGATCTAACGAAACGCTGGATCGACTGA
- a CDS encoding inositol monophosphatase family protein, which yields MSENDLRRSELLQTAVKAAKNGGEILRRYFENGVTMRDKSTDGGKTYDLVSDADLESEQAVAAIIRESYPDHELLGEEDLKGGDANAEHLWVIDPLDGTNNFAHHLPHFAVSIAYYESGVPIVGAVYNPIREDLFTAVQGQGAFENGTQVRVSESSSLNQSMIGCGFYYDRGDMMRATLNAIAECFENEIHGIRRFGTASLDLCQVGCGGFDAFFEYKLSPWDFAAGALFITEAGGKITTATGDTLPLETTSVLASNGKIHAAMQDITTRHTLPK from the coding sequence ATGTCCGAGAACGATTTGAGGCGGTCTGAACTACTCCAAACCGCAGTCAAGGCTGCGAAGAACGGCGGCGAAATTCTTCGTCGATATTTCGAGAATGGCGTGACGATGCGGGACAAGTCCACCGACGGTGGGAAAACCTACGATTTGGTCAGCGACGCTGATTTGGAAAGCGAACAAGCGGTGGCAGCGATCATCCGTGAGTCCTACCCCGATCATGAATTGTTGGGCGAAGAAGATCTCAAAGGCGGCGATGCCAACGCTGAGCATTTGTGGGTCATCGATCCGCTCGATGGCACAAACAACTTTGCACATCACTTGCCGCATTTCGCGGTTTCGATTGCTTACTACGAATCAGGAGTTCCAATCGTCGGGGCCGTCTACAACCCAATTCGCGAAGATTTGTTCACCGCGGTTCAGGGGCAAGGTGCCTTTGAGAATGGAACCCAAGTTCGGGTGAGTGAATCAAGTTCGCTGAATCAATCCATGATTGGTTGCGGTTTCTATTACGACCGCGGCGACATGATGCGAGCCACTTTGAATGCGATTGCCGAATGTTTCGAAAATGAAATTCATGGCATCCGACGCTTTGGCACCGCGTCGCTGGATCTTTGCCAAGTTGGCTGCGGCGGGTTTGACGCATTCTTCGAATACAAATTGTCACCGTGGGATTTCGCCGCTGGTGCACTCTTCATCACCGAAGCAGGTGGAAAGATTACGACCGCGACCGGCGACACGCTGCCGTTGGAAACAACCAGCGTGTTGGCTAGCAACGGAAAAATTCACGCGGCAATGCAGGACATCACCACGCGACATACTTTGCCAAAGTGA
- a CDS encoding DUF2238 domain-containing protein yields the protein MVDRQKIALLATFLLMVASLRNALYPAEQWLQHTPTVLMLLGLLWSTGNARLSRIAFGCAIAFIVLHIIGARWIYSNVPYDAWWEFLTGSSLSDQFGWQRNHYDRLVHFASGCFGVPVAFDWLKQTWDTSHPKVTLPKRWGWFLSLCVVMAVGAAYEVLEWQIAMFFSPDQAEAYNGQQGDLWDAQKDLCLAGIGGLAAIGIHWIWSEIRRD from the coding sequence TTGGTTGATCGCCAAAAGATCGCCCTGCTGGCAACCTTTCTGCTGATGGTTGCGTCGCTTCGCAATGCTTTGTATCCAGCAGAGCAGTGGCTGCAGCACACTCCCACGGTGTTGATGCTGCTGGGTCTACTGTGGTCAACCGGTAACGCTAGATTGTCGCGAATCGCATTTGGTTGTGCGATCGCGTTCATTGTTCTGCATATCATCGGGGCCCGCTGGATTTACTCCAACGTGCCCTACGATGCTTGGTGGGAATTTCTGACCGGATCCTCGCTTTCGGACCAATTCGGTTGGCAACGCAACCACTACGACCGATTGGTCCATTTTGCATCGGGATGCTTTGGCGTCCCGGTGGCATTTGATTGGCTGAAGCAAACCTGGGATACATCGCACCCCAAAGTCACACTGCCCAAACGCTGGGGATGGTTTTTGTCGCTATGCGTTGTGATGGCCGTGGGGGCCGCCTACGAAGTGTTGGAATGGCAGATAGCGATGTTTTTCTCGCCTGATCAAGCGGAAGCCTACAATGGCCAGCAGGGTGACCTTTGGGACGCTCAAAAGGATCTCTGCCTAGCTGGAATCGGTGGACTGGCGGCCATCGGAATCCACTGGATCTGGTCGGAAATACGCCGCGACTGA
- the bioD gene encoding dethiobiotin synthase, translated as MASLYFVTGTDTEVGKTYCTAKTVERMRECGQRVGVYKPVASGCELRADGQRYSVDAATLWQAAGRPKNIDAVCPQRFLAALSPPQSAAREGVKVDTRQLRDGLAIWCDGDFDVVMIEGAGGLFSPISDDWLNVDLAIEMKRWSDQNGHSFELLLVAPDRLGVLHHVISTSRAAESAGIPIAGLILNRMDDHADESTQTNAEDLRRWCGIPMVASVRQPSGPLVVFSGPNGRNASGETSRETAGGVNFLNQTTIRR; from the coding sequence ATGGCAAGTCTCTATTTCGTTACGGGAACCGATACCGAGGTTGGCAAAACGTACTGCACCGCGAAAACGGTTGAGCGGATGCGGGAATGCGGGCAACGGGTTGGTGTTTACAAACCGGTGGCCAGTGGTTGCGAGTTGCGCGCCGATGGCCAGCGCTATAGTGTCGATGCGGCAACGCTATGGCAAGCGGCAGGACGCCCCAAAAACATTGACGCGGTTTGCCCGCAACGTTTCCTTGCTGCTTTGTCGCCACCGCAATCGGCCGCGAGAGAAGGGGTGAAGGTTGATACGCGACAATTGCGAGATGGTTTGGCGATTTGGTGCGACGGCGATTTCGACGTCGTCATGATTGAGGGAGCCGGTGGTTTGTTCAGTCCCATCAGCGACGATTGGCTGAACGTGGATCTGGCGATCGAGATGAAGCGTTGGAGCGATCAGAATGGCCACTCGTTTGAGTTGCTCTTGGTGGCTCCTGACCGATTGGGGGTTTTGCATCATGTGATCTCTACCTCCCGTGCGGCCGAATCCGCTGGGATACCGATCGCCGGATTGATCTTGAATCGAATGGATGACCACGCCGACGAATCCACGCAAACAAATGCCGAAGATTTACGCCGGTGGTGCGGTATACCGATGGTCGCATCGGTGCGGCAACCGAGTGGCCCATTGGTCGTCTTTTCCGGGCCCAACGGCCGAAACGCGTCAGGGGAAACGTCTCGTGAAACTGCGGGGGGTGTGAATTTTTTGAATCAAACGACAATTCGGCGTTGA
- a CDS encoding redoxin domain-containing protein — protein MKIFSTARVFVCCFVIGTGGIAKGDDRTTSPSVDAKKTTAAKISPDADEAATPDAEPAEEEKAKVLSIGSLAPSLDIEHWFGDSPSPMSEFEPGKVYVVEFWATWCGPCLHSMPHLAELQSKYEDQGVRVVSVSNEDLETVTSFLERPVSPEILGLPEPKEEADEDATEPDEDESTEEEAERITFGELTSAYSLTTDPDKSVDEDYMKAAAQNGIPTAFIVGKDGHVEWIGHPMSMDGPLEAVVNDKWDRGPAKEKFERKQKVDLALREIFMAYRTEHYETTSRLLQEHADLFQGTGYESILKSIWFPTALATQQNEIALKLIEEKIESNPDDVVAINRWAWEVYEAFESGWDNSDKILMTTTNALESALASEENESNDALWPAYDTVAHLKALAKDKDSAIEWQQRAIETAPDDEKDKLKAYLRELTGEASDADGDSKPADEDNED, from the coding sequence GTGAAAATCTTTTCGACCGCTCGTGTGTTCGTTTGCTGTTTTGTGATTGGTACCGGTGGGATTGCCAAGGGGGACGATCGAACAACGTCGCCGTCCGTCGATGCCAAGAAAACCACTGCTGCGAAGATCAGTCCGGACGCGGATGAAGCGGCCACTCCCGACGCCGAACCCGCTGAAGAAGAGAAAGCGAAAGTGCTTTCGATTGGTTCGTTGGCTCCCTCCCTCGACATTGAGCACTGGTTTGGTGACTCGCCTTCGCCAATGTCAGAATTTGAGCCGGGCAAAGTTTACGTGGTTGAGTTCTGGGCGACCTGGTGCGGACCGTGCCTTCACAGCATGCCACACCTTGCCGAACTGCAAAGCAAGTACGAAGACCAAGGTGTTCGCGTGGTGAGCGTCAGCAATGAAGATCTAGAAACTGTCACCAGCTTCCTGGAACGCCCTGTCAGCCCGGAGATCCTTGGCCTTCCAGAACCCAAAGAAGAAGCTGACGAGGACGCAACTGAACCTGATGAAGATGAGTCGACCGAAGAAGAAGCCGAACGAATTACCTTCGGCGAATTGACGTCTGCTTACAGCCTGACCACCGACCCAGACAAATCAGTTGACGAAGACTACATGAAAGCCGCCGCTCAAAACGGCATCCCCACCGCGTTCATCGTCGGCAAGGACGGTCACGTGGAATGGATCGGACATCCAATGTCGATGGATGGCCCTTTGGAAGCGGTTGTCAATGACAAATGGGATCGAGGTCCAGCCAAAGAAAAATTCGAGCGCAAACAAAAAGTCGATCTAGCATTACGCGAGATCTTCATGGCGTATCGCACCGAGCATTACGAAACCACGTCGCGACTATTACAAGAACACGCCGATCTTTTCCAGGGCACAGGGTATGAATCGATACTCAAGTCAATTTGGTTCCCAACGGCACTTGCAACCCAGCAAAACGAGATCGCGTTGAAATTGATCGAAGAGAAGATTGAATCCAATCCAGACGATGTTGTCGCCATCAATCGCTGGGCATGGGAAGTCTACGAGGCCTTCGAGTCAGGATGGGATAATAGCGATAAGATTTTGATGACGACCACGAATGCTCTGGAGTCTGCTTTGGCTTCGGAAGAAAACGAGTCAAACGATGCATTGTGGCCCGCGTACGACACCGTTGCTCACCTGAAGGCATTGGCGAAAGACAAAGACTCGGCAATCGAGTGGCAGCAGCGCGCGATCGAGACCGCACCTGATGATGAAAAAGACAAACTAAAGGCGTACCTGCGAGAACTGACTGGCGAAGCGTCAGACGCTGATGGCGATTCAAAACCGGCGGACGAAGACAATGAAGACTGA